Proteins from a single region of Oreochromis niloticus isolate F11D_XX linkage group LG7, O_niloticus_UMD_NMBU, whole genome shotgun sequence:
- the LOC100699900 gene encoding zona pellucida sperm-binding protein 3 codes for MLLKCATVCLVALALLGFCDAQGVSRTSPPFVPKVWPPDLQQQKQIFEKPLTWTYPEDPKPKPKADVPFQLRYPVSAATVAVDCREDIVHVEVKKDFFGVGQLINSADLTLGSCAVVGEDTAAQVLIYQAQLQNCGSTLRMTGDSFIYTFTMNYNPQPVGGSPVIRTNNAAVVVECHYQRKHNVSSLALEPLWVPFSAAKMAQEFLYFTLTLMTDDWKNERPSNQYFLGDEINFEVSVMQYHHVQLRVYVDKCVATLSADASSSPRYAFIEHGCMIDGRLTGSVSRFLDRTAENKLQFQLESFKFLSANSGKLYITCNLRATSVAQAIDSNHRACSYFRGWKEASGFDGACGSCESGQTNTGIISDSTGGGFGNTGTGNTGTGTTGTGTGNTGTGTGNTGTGTGNTGGGTPGSTNLGTKVPWFRRTRDVSQQEVLEWEGEVTLGPISIEEKTIA; via the exons ATGCTGCTGAAGTGTGCCACTGTTTGCCTTGTGGCACTGGCCTTGCTTGGTTTCTGTGATGCTCAGGGTGTGAGCCGTACCTCACCACCTTTTGTGCCTAAGGTGTGGCCTCCAGACctccaacaacaaaaacaaatatttgaaaAACCACTCACGTGGACATACCCTGAAGATCCTAAGCCCAAACCCAAGGCTGACGTGCCGTTCCAGCTGAGATATCCAGTTTCTGCTGCAACTGTTGCTGTTGACTGCAGGGAGGACATTGTTCATGTGGAAGTCAAAAAGGATTTCTTTGGAGTTGGCCAGCTGATAAATTCGGCTGACCTTACCCTGGGATCATGCGCTGTTGTCGGAGAGGATACGGCAGCTCAAGTGCTGATTTATCAAGCTCAGCTGCAGAATTGTGGGAGCACATTAAGA ATGACTGGAGATTCCTTCATCTACACCTTCACAATGAACTACAACCCCCAGCCTGTGGGTGGTTCTCCTGTGATTAGGACCAACAATGCAGCTGTAGTTGTGGAATGTCACTACCAAAG AAAGCACAATGTAAGCAGTCTCGCTCTTGAACCCCTCTGGGTGCCATTCTCTGCCGCTAAGATGGCACAAGAGTTTCTATACTTCACCCTGACACTCATGACTG ATGACTGGAAAAATGAGAGGCCAAGCAACCAGTATTTCCTGGGTGACGAGATTAATTTTGAGGTCTCTGTCATGCAGTACCACCATGTGCAGCTCCGTGTTTATGTGGACAAATGTGTAGCTACCCTTTCAGCCGATGCATCTTCTAGCCCAAGATATGCATTCATAGAGCATGG GTGTATGATTGACGGTAGGCTCACTGGATCTGTCTCGAGGTTCCTGGATCGCACTGCAGAGAACAAGCTTCAGTTCCAGCTTGAATCCTTCAAATTCCTGAGTGCTAACAGTGGAAAA CTGTACATTACCTGCAACTTGAGAGCAACATCTGTTGCCCAAGCCATTGACAGTAACCACAGAGCTTGTTCCTACTTCCGTGG GTGGAAGGAAGCTAGTGGATTTGATGGTGCTTGTGGCTCCTGTGAGTCTGGACAAACTAATACTGGAattataagtgacagtactggaGGTGGATTTGGTAATACAGGCACGGGAAATACAGGAACAGGGACTACAGGCACGGGAACTGGAAATACAGGAACAGGAACTGGAAATACAGGAACGGGAACTGGAAATACTGGTGGTGGAACGCCGGGTTCTACAAACTTGGGTACTAAGGTCCCTTGGTTTAGGAGGACACGGGACGTGTCTCAGCAGGAAG ttTTGGAATGGGAAGGAGAAGTCACCTTGGGTCCCATCTCCATTGAAGAGAAGACGATAGCTTAA
- the LOC100699364 gene encoding zona pellucida sperm-binding protein 4 isoform X2: MALKQTYCRLLLFALLGYRSNAQTYGQGSQNPQNPGYPPSPQGQKPINNPEYPQQPQQPRKPQNPQKPLEPFHTCEVAENYKIPCGTNEISASECDTINCCFDGRMCYYGKSVTLQCTKEGLFIVVVARDATLPNIDLETVSFYENGHSCNPVGSTSAFAIYEFPVTACGTIVKEEPGVLIYENRMSSLYQVITGPHGSITRDTYYELLFQCRYVGTTVEALVIDIGLVPPPNSVAAAGPVRVELKLANGQCVAKGCVEEEEVYTSFYTAAKYPVRKVLRDPVYVEVYLMERTDPNLVLTLGRCWATSDSYPHSLPQWDLLIDG; the protein is encoded by the exons ATGGCCCTAAAGCAGACTTATTGTCGCCTTTTATTGTTTGCCCTGCTGGGCTATAGATCGAATGCCCAAACTTATGGGCAAGGGTCTCAGAACCCTCAGAATCCTGGATACCCACCATCTCCACAGGGGCAGAAGCCAATCAATAACCCTGAATACCCTCAGCAGCCTCAGCAGCCCAGAAAACCTCAGAACCCTCAAAAGCCTTTAGAGCCATTTCACACTTGTGAAGTTGCAGAAAACTACAAGATACCCTGCGGCACTAATGAAATCTCTGCTTCCGAATGTGACACTATAAACTGCTGCTTTGATGGACGCATGTGCTATTATGGCAAATCTG TGACACTTCAGTGCACCAAGGAAGGCCTGTTCATCGTGGTGGTGGCCAGAGATGCAACTCTGCCCAACATTGACTTGGAGACAGTTTCTTTCTATGAGAATGGTCACAGCTGCAATCCAGTTGGCAGCACTTCAGCTTTTGCCATCTATGAGTTCCCTGTCACTGCCTGTGGTACAATTGTAAAA GAGGAACCGGGTGTTCTAATCTACGAGAACAGGATGTCTTCCTTATACCAAGTGATTACTGGACCCCACGGATCCATTACCAGGGACACCTACTAtga GCTGTTGTTCCAGTGCAGATATGTTGGCACCACAGTTGAGGCTTTGGTTATTGATATTGGTCTGGTTCCTCCGCCAAACTCAGTTGCAGCTGCTGGACCTGTGCGTGTAGAACTCAAGCTGGCCAACGGACAATGTGTTGCCAAGGGTTGTGTTGAAG AAGAAGAAGTGTACACTTCCTTTTACACTGCTGCCAAATACCCTGTCAGAAAGGTTTTGAGGGATCCTGTTTACGTTGAGGTCTACTTGATGGAGAGGACCGATCCCAACCTTGTCTTAACTCTTGGAAGATGTTGGGCAACCTCGGATTCCTATCCTCATAGTCTTCCTCAGTGGGATTTGCTGATTGATGGGTAA
- the LOC100699364 gene encoding zona pellucida sperm-binding protein 4 isoform X1 → MALKQTYCRLLLFALLGYRSNAQTYGQGSQNPQNPGYPPSPQGQKPINNPEYPQQPQQPRKPQNPQKPLEPFHTCEVAENYKIPCGTNEISASECDTINCCFDGRMCYYGKSVTLQCTKEGLFIVVVARDATLPNIDLETVSFYENGHSCNPVGSTSAFAIYEFPVTACGTIVKEEPGVLIYENRMSSLYQVITGPHGSITRDTYYELLFQCRYVGTTVEALVIDIGLVPPPNSVAAAGPVRVELKLANGQCVAKGCVEEEEVYTSFYTAAKYPVRKVLRDPVYVEVYLMERTDPNLVLTLGRCWATSDSYPHSLPQWDLLIDGCPYRDDRYLTTLLLRPSSGFKFPPQPLCFQNVPFCR, encoded by the exons ATGGCCCTAAAGCAGACTTATTGTCGCCTTTTATTGTTTGCCCTGCTGGGCTATAGATCGAATGCCCAAACTTATGGGCAAGGGTCTCAGAACCCTCAGAATCCTGGATACCCACCATCTCCACAGGGGCAGAAGCCAATCAATAACCCTGAATACCCTCAGCAGCCTCAGCAGCCCAGAAAACCTCAGAACCCTCAAAAGCCTTTAGAGCCATTTCACACTTGTGAAGTTGCAGAAAACTACAAGATACCCTGCGGCACTAATGAAATCTCTGCTTCCGAATGTGACACTATAAACTGCTGCTTTGATGGACGCATGTGCTATTATGGCAAATCTG TGACACTTCAGTGCACCAAGGAAGGCCTGTTCATCGTGGTGGTGGCCAGAGATGCAACTCTGCCCAACATTGACTTGGAGACAGTTTCTTTCTATGAGAATGGTCACAGCTGCAATCCAGTTGGCAGCACTTCAGCTTTTGCCATCTATGAGTTCCCTGTCACTGCCTGTGGTACAATTGTAAAA GAGGAACCGGGTGTTCTAATCTACGAGAACAGGATGTCTTCCTTATACCAAGTGATTACTGGACCCCACGGATCCATTACCAGGGACACCTACTAtga GCTGTTGTTCCAGTGCAGATATGTTGGCACCACAGTTGAGGCTTTGGTTATTGATATTGGTCTGGTTCCTCCGCCAAACTCAGTTGCAGCTGCTGGACCTGTGCGTGTAGAACTCAAGCTGGCCAACGGACAATGTGTTGCCAAGGGTTGTGTTGAAG AAGAAGAAGTGTACACTTCCTTTTACACTGCTGCCAAATACCCTGTCAGAAAGGTTTTGAGGGATCCTGTTTACGTTGAGGTCTACTTGATGGAGAGGACCGATCCCAACCTTGTCTTAACTCTTGGAAGATGTTGGGCAACCTCGGATTCCTATCCTCATAGTCTTCCTCAGTGGGATTTGCTGATTGATGG CTGCCCCTATCGTGATGACCGCTACCTAACAACCCTGCTTCTCAGACCCTCATCAGGATTCAAGTTTCCACCACAACCGCTTTGTTTTCAAAATGTTCCATTTTGTAGGTGA
- the LOC100699364 gene encoding zona pellucida sperm-binding protein 4 isoform X3, with product MALKQTYCRLLLFALLGYRSNAQTYGQGSQNPQNPGYPPSPQGQKPINNPEYPQQPQQPRKPQNPQKPLEPFHTCEVAENYKIPCGTNEISASECDTINCCFDGRMCYYGKSVTLQCTKEGLFIVVVARDATLPNIDLETVSFYENGHSCNPVGSTSAFAIYEFPVTACGTIVKEEPGVLIYENRMSSLYQVITGPHGSITRDTYYELLFQCRYVGTTVEALVIDIGLVPPPNSVAAAGPVRVELKLANGQCVAKGCVEAVHPL from the exons ATGGCCCTAAAGCAGACTTATTGTCGCCTTTTATTGTTTGCCCTGCTGGGCTATAGATCGAATGCCCAAACTTATGGGCAAGGGTCTCAGAACCCTCAGAATCCTGGATACCCACCATCTCCACAGGGGCAGAAGCCAATCAATAACCCTGAATACCCTCAGCAGCCTCAGCAGCCCAGAAAACCTCAGAACCCTCAAAAGCCTTTAGAGCCATTTCACACTTGTGAAGTTGCAGAAAACTACAAGATACCCTGCGGCACTAATGAAATCTCTGCTTCCGAATGTGACACTATAAACTGCTGCTTTGATGGACGCATGTGCTATTATGGCAAATCTG TGACACTTCAGTGCACCAAGGAAGGCCTGTTCATCGTGGTGGTGGCCAGAGATGCAACTCTGCCCAACATTGACTTGGAGACAGTTTCTTTCTATGAGAATGGTCACAGCTGCAATCCAGTTGGCAGCACTTCAGCTTTTGCCATCTATGAGTTCCCTGTCACTGCCTGTGGTACAATTGTAAAA GAGGAACCGGGTGTTCTAATCTACGAGAACAGGATGTCTTCCTTATACCAAGTGATTACTGGACCCCACGGATCCATTACCAGGGACACCTACTAtga GCTGTTGTTCCAGTGCAGATATGTTGGCACCACAGTTGAGGCTTTGGTTATTGATATTGGTCTGGTTCCTCCGCCAAACTCAGTTGCAGCTGCTGGACCTGTGCGTGTAGAACTCAAGCTGGCCAACGGACAATGTGTTGCCAAGGGTTGTGTTGAAG CTGTACATCCACTGTAA